A window of the Thermoanaerobacter uzonensis DSM 18761 genome harbors these coding sequences:
- a CDS encoding LemA family protein, which translates to MKNPLIITLVVLAVIAVLVFGTIYGTYNQLVALDENVNSKWSQIDNQLQRRADLIPNLVETVKGYATHEKEIFDSVNKAREKLLSANTVADKAASNEELNTALGRLLAIAENYPNLKADANFRQLSDELAGTENRIAVARMDYNNAVQAYNTKIRSFPTSIIANMFGFKEREYFKADETAKTVPKVDFSK; encoded by the coding sequence GTGAAAAATCCGCTAATTATTACATTGGTTGTTTTGGCTGTAATAGCTGTATTAGTATTTGGGACAATTTATGGAACTTACAACCAGTTAGTGGCTTTAGATGAAAATGTGAACAGCAAATGGAGTCAGATTGATAATCAGCTTCAAAGAAGGGCTGATTTAATTCCTAATTTAGTAGAAACTGTTAAAGGATACGCAACCCATGAAAAAGAGATTTTTGATAGTGTAAATAAAGCGAGAGAAAAACTTTTAAGTGCTAACACTGTTGCCGATAAAGCAGCTTCTAATGAAGAGTTAAATACAGCTTTGGGAAGGCTTCTTGCTATTGCAGAAAATTATCCTAATTTAAAAGCTGATGCAAATTTCAGGCAGTTAAGCGACGAACTAGCAGGAACTGAAAACAGAATAGCTGTAGCGAGAATGGATTATAACAATGCTGTTCAAGCTTATAACACTAAGATAAGGTCTTTTCCAACCTCTATCATTGCTAATATGTTTGGCTTTAAAGAGAGAGAATATTTTAAAGCAGATGAAACAGCAAAAACTGTGCCTAAAGTAGATTTTTCCAAATAA
- a CDS encoding selenium metabolism-associated LysR family transcriptional regulator: MTLRDIEIFVTVCELKSMSAAAKKLYMSQPAISQAISQMEGELQVRLFDRIGRNLSLTYPGEILYSYGKRILNLVKEAESTLDDVRNMRMGRLRVGTSTTVGIYLLPEIIGEFRQKFSIDVYFTIGNTAEIEKMIFDNSIDLGIVEGPVHSRDIVVTPYIDDELYLVCSKNHRWAEKKSISPAEIENEDIIMREKGSGTREVFEETMARNNVRYKIKYVLNNTEAIKKAVEANIGVSVISRLAVKKEIRGGRLVKVDIENIRFERKFSIIYHKDKFKSNLFEEFIRHLYNCSIRLF; this comes from the coding sequence TAAAGAGCATGTCTGCTGCCGCAAAAAAACTTTATATGTCCCAACCTGCTATCAGCCAGGCCATATCGCAGATGGAAGGAGAGCTACAAGTCAGACTCTTTGACAGGATAGGTAGGAATCTCAGTCTTACCTATCCTGGGGAAATCCTGTATAGCTACGGAAAGCGTATACTCAATCTTGTCAAGGAAGCAGAGAGTACTCTTGATGATGTGAGGAACATGAGGATGGGAAGGCTGAGAGTGGGAACCAGTACAACGGTGGGAATTTACCTGCTACCGGAGATAATCGGCGAGTTCAGGCAAAAGTTCAGTATCGACGTCTACTTTACGATTGGCAACACGGCAGAGATAGAAAAGATGATATTTGACAATTCTATAGACCTTGGCATTGTCGAAGGTCCGGTCCATTCAAGGGACATTGTTGTAACACCCTATATAGATGATGAGCTATATCTTGTATGTTCAAAAAACCACAGATGGGCAGAGAAAAAAAGCATCAGCCCCGCAGAGATTGAAAATGAGGATATAATCATGCGAGAAAAGGGAAGTGGAACAAGGGAGGTCTTTGAGGAGACCATGGCGAGAAATAATGTGAGGTACAAAATAAAATACGTTCTTAACAATACGGAGGCCATAAAAAAGGCTGTCGAAGCCAATATAGGCGTTTCGGTCATATCCAGGCTGGCCGTAAAAAAGGAGATAAGAGGAGGTAGGCTCGTAAAAGTTGACATTGAAAATATAAGATTTGAAAGAAAGTTTAGCATTATTTATCACAAAGATAAGTTCAAGTCGAATCTGTTCGAAGAGTTTATAAGGCACCTTTATAATTGCAGCATAAGGTTATTCTAA